Proteins encoded together in one Astatotilapia calliptera chromosome 7, fAstCal1.2, whole genome shotgun sequence window:
- the pstpip2 gene encoding proline-serine-threonine phosphatase-interacting protein 2 — translation MMKNLHFKDFFWNSDLTSTVGYDAIIQYLNDGKRTCKEVEDFMKARASVEEKYAKELLSLSKKVCGHSEMNTLKRSLDMLKLQTEQVSLSHLQLAQNMREEAKKLEDFKEKQKEARKKVEQQMDALHKQRSSQYKKTMDSKKTYDQKCRDKEEADQNVNRNTNTNNTKHMEKLYAKAQQAKQNAEEADRLYQQNITTLGKIRDDWIKEHIKACEMFEKQSVERINFLRNTVWTHLNQLSQQCVTSDELYEEVRKSLEQCDIQEDIEHFVNLRQTGDKPPVPVVYENFYSGQRSPTGAPSFRMPPPVNRRGPLPLPTQNSNDDSHYSTVEDAGYSVIQY, via the exons ATGATGAAGAACCTTCATTTTAAGGATTTCTTCTGG AACTCGGACCTGACCTCCACTGTCGGGTATGATGCCATCATTCAGTATCTCAATGATGGCAAGAGGACATGCAAGGAGGTGGAGGATTTTATGAAAGCCAG GGCATCAGTTGAAGAGAAGTATGCCAAAGAACTCCTTAGTTTGTCCAAGAAGGTGTGTGGACACAGTGAGATGAA CACATTAAAGAGATCCCTGGACATGTTGAAATTAC AGACTGAACAAGTGAGTCTGTCACATTTACAACTTGCCCAAAACATGAGGGAGGAGGCCAAGAAACTGGAAGACttcaaagaaaagcagaaagaagctaggaaaaag GTAGAACAACAAATGGATGCTCTCCACAAACAGAGGTCCTCACAGTACAAGAAGACAATGGat TCAAAGAAGACTTATGACCAGAAGTGTCGAGACAAAGAAGAAGCGGATCAGAACGTGAACCGAAACACCAACACCAACAACACCAAGCACATGGAAAAG CTCTACGCAAAAGCACAGCAGGCAAAACAGAACGCAGAAGAAGCAG ACAGGTTATACCAGCAGAATATCACTACACTGGGAAAGATTAGAGATGACTGGATAAAGGAGCATATCAAAGCCTGTGAG ATGTTTGAGAAGCAGTCAGTGGAGCGGATCAACTTTCTGAGAAACACAGTCTGGACTCACCTCAACCAGTTATCCCAGCAATGTGTGACCAGTGACGAG CTCTATGAGGAAGTGAGGAAGTCACTAGAGCAGTGTGACATCCAGGAAGATATTGAACACTTTGTAAACCTCAGACAGACTGGTGATAAACCACCAG TTCCGGTTGTGTATGAGAACTTCTATAGTGGTCAGAGATCTCCAACTGGAGCACCATCCTTTCGAATGCCTCCACCAGTCAACAG GAGGGGACCATTACCTCTGCCAACACAGAACAGTAATG ATGATTCGCACTACTCAACAGTGGAGGACGCAGGCTACAGTGTTATCCAGTACTAG